The Henckelia pumila isolate YLH828 chromosome 2, ASM3356847v2, whole genome shotgun sequence genome includes a window with the following:
- the LOC140883227 gene encoding F-box protein At1g67340-like, which translates to MANMCVEGGAAAVKRKERGFYGEEKGCRKRLKGSPEKDCGGDLFDELPDDIVLCILCKLSSTAGCPLDFINVLITCKRLNSLGLQPVVLSKASDKMLAIKAKNWSESGNRFLLRCVDSGSVEACFILGMILFYCFQNRGDGVALIARAAITSHAPALYSLAVIQFNGSGGSKNHKDLRAGVALCSRAAFLGHVDAMRELGHCFQDGYGVSRNVMEGRRFLLQANARELALVITATPGAVVPRAWLRWSPHRHLQGPLMSDFGCNIPAAETHPANQFLYNWFTSRGGDPGPGLRLCSHSGCGRPETRMHEFRRCSVCGTVNYCSRACQALDWKYRHKAECGPQGGAEANGNGAAALNRYGDLNALINLNEDGEAVV; encoded by the exons ATGGCGAATATGTGCGTGGAGGGAGGCGCTGCGGCGGTGAAGAGAAAGGAGAGGGGATTCTACGGCGAGGAAAAGGGTTGCCGGAAAAGGTTGAAGGGGTCGCCGGAGAAGGACTGCGGCGGCGATTTGTTCGATGAACTGCCGGATGATATCGTTCTTTGTATTCTCTGTAAACTCAGTTCCACCGCCGGCTGCCCCCTGGATTTCATCAATGTTTTGATAAC ATGCAAGAGATTGAACAGTTTAGGACTCCAGCCGGTGGTTTTATCGAAAGCTTCTGACAAAATGCTGGCGATCAAAGCTAAGAACTGGTCGGAATCCGGCAACAGATTCCTCTTACGGTGCGTGGATTCCGGGAGTGTGGAGGCGTGTTTCATTTTGGGCATG ATTCTGTTCTATTGTTTCCAAAATCGAGGAGACGGGGTGGCATTGATCGCGAGGGCGGCGATTACGTCCCACGCGCCGGCGCTCTACTCCCTGGCCGTGATCCAGTTCAACGGCAGCGGCGGCTCGAAGAACCACAAGGACCTCCGCGCAGGGGTGGCACTCTGCTCGCGCGCCGCCTTCCTCGGCCATGTGGATGCGATGAGAGAGCTGGGCCACTGCTTCCAGGACGGCTACGGCGTGAGCCGGAACGTCATGGAGGGGCGGCGCTTCCTCCTGCAAGCCAACGCGCGGGAGCTAGCCTTGGTCATAACCGCCACTCCCGGCGCCGTGGTCCCCCGGGCGTGGCTGCGTTGGAGCCCTCACCGCCACCTGCAGGGCCCGTTGATGAGCGACTTCGGGTGTAACATCCCCGCGGCGGAAACTCACCCGGCCAACCAGTTTCTGTACAATTGGTTCACGAGCCGGGGCGGGGATCCCGGCCCGGGACTACGTTTGTGCTCCCACTCGGGCTGCGGCCGGCCGGAGACGAGGATGCACGAGTTCCGCCGGTGCTCCGTGTGCGGAACCGTGAACTACTGCTCTCGCGCTTGCCAGGCGCTCGATTGGAAATACCGGCACAAGGCGGAGTGCGGACCCCAAGGAGGGGCGGAGGCTAACGGTAACGGAGCAGCAGCACTTAACCGTTACGGAGATTTGAACGCGTTGATTAATTTGAACG